The following are encoded together in the Candidatus Eremiobacteraceae bacterium genome:
- a CDS encoding UbiA family prenyltransferase, which yields MALLALAKPAKLYRLLASAGLGVLVVLPLTALQWPRVVLALVGGIAAAAAGNALNMYFERDLDASCASTRSRPLVTGAVTPASALVFSAALLTCASVLLLLAGIAVTIVTLLAVIVYAIVYTRLIKPVTPYHTILGGAVWGAPVLAIWAASGKPFSPVPILIFLLVACWTTLHTWSIALTESSLRYPAAVPVLIRARGPAYVRAMLFVVVLALATITALLRQWPALCASVALVAVAAIAYGARAAWSDRLLSRASLVYIGAFVIFTAARLMHKL from the coding sequence ATGGCACTACTGGCGCTCGCAAAGCCCGCCAAGCTATACCGCTTACTCGCAAGCGCCGGGCTTGGAGTGTTGGTCGTGTTGCCGCTCACGGCATTGCAGTGGCCGCGCGTCGTCTTGGCGCTCGTCGGCGGCATCGCCGCGGCCGCTGCAGGCAACGCTTTGAACATGTATTTCGAACGCGATCTGGACGCGTCGTGCGCATCGACACGTTCGCGACCGCTTGTGACTGGTGCGGTGACGCCTGCTTCGGCGCTTGTCTTTTCGGCCGCGTTGCTCACCTGCGCATCCGTATTGCTGCTCCTCGCCGGCATTGCGGTCACAATCGTCACCCTTCTCGCCGTTATCGTCTATGCAATCGTGTACACGCGGCTGATCAAGCCGGTCACGCCGTACCACACGATTCTCGGCGGCGCCGTGTGGGGAGCACCGGTTCTGGCGATCTGGGCCGCATCCGGGAAGCCGTTCTCACCCGTGCCGATCCTCATCTTTCTCCTCGTCGCTTGCTGGACGACGCTCCACACGTGGTCGATCGCCCTCACCGAATCGTCACTGCGCTATCCCGCGGCAGTGCCCGTTTTGATCCGCGCGCGCGGTCCGGCATACGTGCGAGCGATGTTGTTCGTTGTCGTGCTAGCCTTGGCGACGATCACCGCGCTCCTACGGCAATGGCCTGCGCTCTGCGCTTCAGTCGCGCTCGTCGCCGTCGCAGCGATCGCCTACGGCGCTCGAGCGGCGTGGTCGGACAGGCTGCTGTCGCGAGCTTCACTGGTCTACATCGGCGCATTCGTCATCTTCACCGCGGCGCGGTTGATGCACAAGCTTTAA
- a CDS encoding adenylate/guanylate cyclase domain-containing protein: MPRPSGTIAFLFSDIEGSTKRWESHPEAMQTALRRHDELMKAAIAAHDGHIFKTIGDAYCAAFHRVPEAVAAAMAAQRAVSSEDWQTIGGLTVRMAVHAGLADERDGDYFGPTVNRVARLLSIAHGGQIILSSAAAGLIKSAPSARVQLRDLGPHRLRDLANAEQVYQVVADDLRGQFPALRSVDSLPNNLPLQLSSFVGREAEVAALRKLMEETRIATVVGTGGIGKTRAALEVAADMLESAPDGVWFADLAPIADPILVASVLANALGVRESESRSTLEEVVDHLRLRKTLLILDNCEHVVAEAARVADAILRHCPNVKILATSREALAINGEHIFRMPALSMPSADVKLTLEDALTFSAIALFAERARASDPRFQLTSENAPTVAEICRSLDGIALAIELAAPRVKIFSPRQLADRLDERFRVLTGGNRAALPRQQTMRALIGWSYDLLADRERAFFRKLGIFCGGWDLDAATAICGEDESADWEVLDLMSALVDKSLVHAEIKGDVQRFRLLESTKAYAVEELRRTGEFDATSAAHARIYLDVARRVDHLFIREGKTDDASELAMAEIGNLRAAMQWSLIDGHDEALGCEIAARLSILWWRALRVEGTRWLKAAKLCRLDSPEIEARILLALSHVLPDSPDRTATAAASAAAFRALDDPLATASALHSEAEARRALGEYQAANGVQTEAVALYRAHGTDFQVATALLTLGSIETIVGNRQAARMLLEESRALDPRIGSAATNLGELEFADGNFELAVTYGQEALNYFRNRNRLNECVAHCNLAAYFLMLERISEARDSARQGFEIALAMRIPDLVALAIQHLASIAVASGAAEQAAQLLGFVEARYAALGLHRDTSEQMTYERLRAKLADIFSDDDLQARLASGAALTEERAVSEARLI; this comes from the coding sequence ATGCCGCGCCCATCAGGCACGATCGCGTTTCTGTTCTCCGACATCGAGGGCAGCACGAAGCGCTGGGAGTCGCATCCGGAAGCGATGCAGACCGCGCTTCGCCGCCATGACGAACTCATGAAGGCGGCGATCGCTGCGCATGACGGACACATATTCAAGACGATCGGCGATGCATATTGTGCGGCGTTCCACCGCGTACCGGAAGCGGTTGCAGCGGCGATGGCCGCACAGCGCGCGGTGAGTTCCGAGGACTGGCAGACTATCGGGGGATTGACCGTGCGGATGGCGGTTCACGCCGGACTTGCAGACGAGCGCGACGGTGACTATTTCGGCCCCACGGTCAACCGCGTCGCGCGTTTGCTTTCAATCGCGCACGGCGGCCAGATCATCCTCTCGAGCGCGGCGGCCGGTCTGATCAAGAGTGCACCGTCTGCGCGTGTGCAGCTTCGCGATCTCGGCCCGCATCGGCTGCGCGATCTCGCAAATGCCGAGCAGGTCTATCAGGTGGTCGCCGATGATCTGCGCGGACAATTCCCCGCGCTGCGTTCGGTCGATTCGCTGCCGAACAATCTCCCGCTCCAACTCTCGAGTTTTGTCGGCCGAGAAGCCGAGGTCGCTGCGCTGCGGAAGTTGATGGAAGAAACGCGGATCGCGACGGTTGTCGGCACGGGCGGTATCGGCAAGACGAGGGCGGCGCTCGAGGTCGCGGCAGACATGCTTGAATCCGCGCCGGACGGCGTATGGTTTGCCGACCTGGCGCCCATCGCCGATCCGATTCTCGTTGCGAGCGTGTTGGCCAATGCGCTCGGCGTCCGCGAGAGCGAGAGTCGAAGCACGCTTGAGGAGGTAGTGGACCACCTCCGTCTGCGCAAAACGCTTCTCATCTTGGACAACTGCGAGCACGTCGTAGCCGAGGCCGCACGAGTGGCGGACGCGATTTTACGTCACTGTCCGAACGTGAAGATCCTTGCGACAAGCCGTGAGGCTCTTGCGATAAACGGCGAGCACATTTTTCGTATGCCGGCTCTCTCGATGCCGAGCGCAGACGTGAAGCTCACGCTGGAAGATGCGCTGACGTTCAGCGCCATCGCGCTCTTCGCGGAGCGGGCGCGAGCATCTGATCCCCGCTTTCAACTCACGAGTGAGAACGCGCCGACCGTCGCGGAGATCTGCCGCAGCCTTGACGGCATCGCGCTCGCGATCGAGCTCGCTGCTCCCCGTGTGAAGATCTTCAGCCCGCGCCAGCTCGCGGATCGCCTTGACGAGCGCTTCCGCGTTCTGACCGGCGGCAACCGAGCTGCGTTGCCGAGGCAACAGACGATGCGCGCGCTGATCGGCTGGAGTTACGATCTGCTTGCCGACCGCGAGCGAGCCTTCTTCCGCAAACTCGGCATCTTCTGCGGCGGTTGGGATCTCGACGCAGCGACGGCGATCTGCGGCGAAGATGAGTCGGCCGATTGGGAAGTGCTCGACCTGATGTCGGCGCTGGTCGACAAATCGCTGGTCCACGCCGAGATCAAAGGCGACGTGCAGCGTTTCAGACTCTTGGAATCGACCAAAGCCTACGCTGTTGAAGAATTGCGCCGGACCGGGGAATTCGACGCTACCTCGGCTGCGCACGCTCGGATCTATCTCGACGTCGCGCGACGCGTCGACCATCTTTTCATCCGAGAAGGCAAGACCGACGACGCGTCCGAGCTTGCCATGGCCGAAATCGGGAACCTCCGCGCTGCGATGCAATGGTCCCTGATCGATGGGCACGACGAGGCTCTCGGTTGCGAAATCGCCGCACGGCTTTCGATCCTCTGGTGGCGTGCGCTTCGAGTCGAAGGCACGCGCTGGCTTAAGGCAGCGAAGCTCTGCCGGCTGGACTCCCCCGAGATCGAAGCACGCATCTTACTCGCGCTTTCGCACGTGCTGCCTGACAGCCCCGATCGGACCGCGACTGCCGCCGCTTCCGCGGCGGCGTTTCGTGCGCTCGACGACCCGCTCGCGACGGCGAGCGCGCTCCATAGCGAGGCGGAAGCGCGTCGGGCCCTCGGCGAGTATCAAGCGGCGAACGGTGTGCAGACTGAAGCCGTGGCGCTCTACCGCGCGCACGGCACCGACTTCCAGGTTGCGACGGCTCTTCTCACGCTCGGCAGCATCGAGACGATTGTCGGCAATCGGCAGGCGGCGCGGATGCTTCTCGAAGAGAGCCGCGCGTTGGATCCTCGCATCGGGAGTGCTGCGACAAACCTCGGGGAGCTGGAATTCGCTGATGGAAATTTCGAACTGGCCGTCACGTACGGTCAGGAGGCGCTCAACTACTTCAGAAACAGGAACCGGCTGAACGAATGCGTCGCGCACTGCAACCTCGCGGCGTATTTCCTCATGCTCGAGCGGATTTCCGAAGCGCGCGATTCTGCGAGACAAGGTTTTGAGATCGCGCTCGCTATGAGAATCCCCGATCTCGTCGCGCTCGCGATCCAGCATTTGGCATCCATCGCCGTTGCGTCCGGCGCTGCGGAGCAGGCCGCGCAGTTGCTGGGCTTCGTAGAAGCGCGCTATGCAGCGCTCGGTTTGCACCGCGACACGAGCGAACAGATGACGTATGAGCGCCTCCGGGCCAAGCTCGCCGACATATTCTCAGATGACGACTTGCAGGCCCGGCTTGCGAGCGGCGCGGCGCTGACCGAAGAGCGGGCCGTGTCCGAAGCCCGCCTGATCTGA
- a CDS encoding ammonium transporter, with protein sequence MTTPLVSVNIGNTAFMLICASLVMLMTPGLAFFYGGLVGRKNVLTIMIQSFMSLGWTTVIWYAFGYSLCFGPDWHGIVGDPRYYAFLHNVTLQTMFTGNNAGIPLVVHIAYQMMFAIITPALITGAFANRVTFKAYFLFLTGWLIFVYFPFVHMLWSPDGLLAKWGALDFAGGIVVHASAGFAALASVIFIGRRHVIENKPHNVPLIALGTGLLWFGWYGFNAGSELQVDSVTAAAFLNTDIAASFAAITWLFVEWAYGRQPKFVGLLTGAVAGLATVTPAAGYVSPTTAVVYGLLSGLICYFAVALKNKAGWDDALDVWGVHGVGGFLGIVLLGVFASRAWNPNGADGLLLGGVAFFGKQLVAATVCSLWAFLFTYGMLALISRITQTKVNPAAEERGLDIELHGEEAYPIGL encoded by the coding sequence GTGACAACTCCGCTCGTCTCCGTCAATATCGGCAACACGGCATTCATGCTCATTTGCGCGAGCCTGGTCATGCTCATGACCCCAGGGCTCGCGTTTTTCTACGGCGGCCTGGTCGGTCGGAAAAACGTTCTGACCATCATGATCCAGAGTTTCATGTCGCTCGGATGGACGACCGTGATCTGGTACGCGTTCGGGTATTCATTGTGCTTCGGCCCGGACTGGCATGGCATCGTCGGCGATCCACGCTACTACGCGTTTCTTCACAACGTGACCCTGCAGACGATGTTCACCGGCAACAATGCCGGCATACCGCTCGTCGTGCATATCGCCTATCAGATGATGTTCGCGATCATCACGCCGGCGTTGATCACGGGTGCCTTCGCAAATCGGGTCACCTTCAAGGCATATTTCCTCTTTCTCACCGGCTGGCTGATCTTCGTATATTTCCCGTTCGTGCACATGCTCTGGAGCCCGGACGGTCTGCTCGCGAAGTGGGGCGCGCTGGATTTCGCCGGCGGCATCGTCGTCCATGCGTCCGCGGGATTCGCGGCGCTTGCTTCGGTCATCTTCATCGGCCGGCGCCATGTCATCGAAAACAAACCGCACAATGTTCCGCTGATCGCGCTCGGCACTGGCTTGCTCTGGTTCGGATGGTACGGCTTCAACGCCGGTTCGGAGCTGCAAGTCGACTCCGTCACCGCGGCAGCGTTTCTCAATACGGACATCGCCGCGTCCTTCGCGGCCATCACGTGGCTGTTCGTGGAATGGGCGTACGGTCGGCAACCGAAGTTCGTCGGCCTGTTGACCGGAGCGGTCGCGGGCCTTGCCACGGTCACACCGGCAGCCGGTTATGTCTCCCCGACGACGGCCGTGGTTTACGGCTTGCTATCGGGTCTCATCTGCTACTTCGCGGTGGCTCTGAAGAACAAGGCCGGATGGGATGACGCGCTTGACGTGTGGGGCGTGCACGGCGTCGGTGGATTCCTCGGCATCGTGCTGTTGGGCGTTTTCGCATCGCGCGCGTGGAATCCAAACGGCGCCGACGGTCTGCTGCTCGGCGGCGTGGCGTTCTTCGGCAAACAGCTGGTCGCAGCGACAGTGTGCAGCCTGTGGGCGTTCCTCTTCACCTACGGTATGCTGGCCCTGATCAGCCGCATCACGCAGACAAAAGTCAATCCGGCAGCCGAGGAGCGCGGACTCGACATCGAGCTCCACGGCGAGGAAGCTTATCCGATCGGTCTGTAG
- a CDS encoding S53 family peptidase, with translation MRSTTVAAAAMLAAAWFCCAAPADARPVSASIVRVGGVAAGAEKYFTVNLQPNAGILGERAVTRYFERFGLSVQSSPDHTILFVHGTYGQAAAAGSTSFAAYASKNQRYVGLAAPERYPAAVAGFILDTTMNEGPAAMSAGMAIGGGGVAPPGGYSPAQIAAYYDIQPIYSGNVFGAGVSAAVLACATITPADITKFESNFHLGTNIPTIVLVDGGTTVTDLEPTGDVERLIGTAPKASVTLYVVPNDCSFGHLADGFAKIAADDATAHYAVVSHSYGATEDDYDFYKADADLTAESADIASLNKQGSTVFAVSGDWGAYEPFNQQLNVGEVDPWYPSSDGGVISVGGTTATSVSPTNPTRLKEIAWGISGGGVSGKFAIPKWQKGIPGAASTTMRNAPDVSLDADCGTGYAAVWTPQGGVQGNYWFCGTSFAGPTWAGMIALVDSGRIAAQKKVLTNVAKLLYNKRKTTGLFLGFTAGTNGYYLVHSPYNDVTGLGVPNADTMYNTFLALP, from the coding sequence ATGCGTTCCACCACCGTTGCGGCGGCCGCTATGCTGGCCGCGGCGTGGTTCTGCTGCGCTGCGCCGGCAGATGCGCGCCCCGTCAGCGCGAGCATCGTGCGCGTCGGCGGCGTAGCGGCCGGAGCCGAGAAATACTTCACGGTCAACCTGCAGCCGAATGCCGGCATCTTAGGCGAACGCGCGGTCACGCGCTATTTCGAGCGCTTCGGGCTTTCGGTGCAATCGTCACCGGATCACACGATCCTCTTCGTGCACGGAACATACGGGCAGGCGGCCGCCGCGGGCAGCACATCCTTCGCCGCGTACGCATCAAAGAATCAGCGCTACGTCGGCCTCGCCGCGCCGGAACGCTACCCCGCAGCCGTCGCTGGATTTATCCTCGACACCACGATGAACGAAGGTCCCGCGGCGATGTCCGCAGGTATGGCGATTGGCGGCGGCGGCGTGGCTCCGCCTGGCGGTTATTCGCCGGCGCAGATCGCCGCGTATTACGATATCCAGCCGATCTACAGCGGCAACGTGTTCGGCGCAGGCGTGAGCGCGGCGGTGCTTGCGTGCGCCACGATCACACCGGCTGATATAACCAAATTCGAAAGCAATTTCCACTTGGGCACGAACATCCCGACGATCGTGTTGGTGGACGGCGGCACGACCGTGACCGATCTCGAACCGACGGGCGACGTCGAGCGTCTGATCGGCACCGCCCCGAAGGCGAGTGTCACGCTGTACGTGGTCCCGAACGATTGCAGCTTCGGTCATCTCGCCGACGGCTTTGCGAAAATCGCCGCCGACGACGCCACGGCGCACTATGCGGTGGTGAGCCACTCGTACGGCGCAACCGAAGACGACTATGATTTTTACAAGGCTGACGCCGATCTCACGGCTGAAAGCGCCGACATCGCGAGTCTCAACAAGCAGGGCAGCACGGTGTTCGCCGTATCGGGCGACTGGGGCGCCTACGAACCGTTCAATCAACAGCTGAACGTCGGCGAGGTCGACCCTTGGTATCCTTCGTCCGATGGCGGTGTGATCTCCGTCGGCGGCACGACGGCGACGTCCGTCTCTCCCACGAATCCCACGCGTCTCAAAGAGATCGCGTGGGGGATCAGCGGGGGCGGCGTCAGCGGCAAATTTGCGATCCCGAAATGGCAAAAGGGAATTCCGGGCGCCGCAAGCACCACGATGCGCAATGCGCCGGATGTCTCTCTCGATGCGGACTGCGGCACCGGCTACGCTGCCGTCTGGACGCCGCAAGGCGGTGTGCAGGGCAACTATTGGTTCTGCGGCACGAGTTTTGCCGGCCCGACATGGGCGGGGATGATCGCGCTTGTCGACAGCGGTCGGATTGCGGCTCAAAAGAAGGTACTGACGAACGTCGCGAAGTTGCTCTACAACAAACGGAAGACGACGGGATTATTTCTTGGATTCACTGCCGGCACGAATGGATACTATCTCGTGCATTCCCCGTATAACGACGTGACCGGCCTGGGCGTACCGAACGCGGATACGATGTACAACACGTTTCTCGCGTTGCCGTGA
- a CDS encoding S53 family peptidase, whose product MNGIVGEPEEMLITRCVRHSAAFAALLLLMVVANPSIARAGAAAGPIDFRSYAIGSVNGADRKYFTVHLVPGTSARQAEHIAAFFRRSGLTINTDSQDDILFASGTYAQAGAAAHVTFVRAAYLGRRFITIAGRETYPSDIAAHIMATTLADGPTARVSSFANPNGIEVGPASGYGPSDIASYYDYGSIESLGHGGGGTNIAVVLCGGIYPPDVQSYENFFGLPTNVPKVVPVDGGSSGTYFNTTGQVELIFATANSATVTAYIVPSACTYGDIADGVAKVLADDSTTKYEALVIGYGDFEDAYHSFGGDGYVTAEDADFAGLAAKGTTTFASNGDAGAFSYLTAGDVGVFFPGSDPNVVSVGVTMAVASSSSPPKRSFEPASYISGGGVSAKFTIPKWQKGIPGIASATMRNVPDVSFNGDCQFEYYVLYAGSRYLACGSVFGATQWAGLLALVDAGRANALKSPLANVPGKLYAERKVSGLFTDVTVGCNGIYCAASGYDNVTGLGVPDASIVYSTLVGLP is encoded by the coding sequence ATGAACGGAATCGTGGGAGAACCAGAAGAGATGCTTATCACCCGATGTGTTCGCCATTCAGCCGCCTTCGCGGCGTTGCTTCTCTTGATGGTCGTGGCGAACCCATCGATCGCACGCGCCGGCGCGGCTGCCGGCCCGATAGACTTTCGCTCGTACGCTATCGGAAGCGTGAACGGCGCGGATCGCAAGTATTTCACGGTGCACCTCGTGCCGGGTACGTCTGCTCGACAAGCCGAGCATATCGCGGCGTTTTTTCGCCGCAGCGGCCTCACGATCAACACCGATTCTCAGGATGATATTTTATTCGCGAGCGGTACGTACGCGCAGGCCGGCGCCGCAGCGCATGTCACATTCGTGCGCGCCGCATATCTCGGACGCCGTTTTATCACGATTGCCGGACGCGAGACGTATCCTTCGGATATCGCGGCGCACATCATGGCGACGACGCTTGCCGACGGACCCACCGCGCGCGTGTCGTCGTTTGCGAATCCAAACGGGATAGAGGTCGGGCCGGCGTCGGGGTATGGTCCGTCGGACATCGCATCCTACTACGATTACGGCTCCATCGAGTCGCTCGGCCACGGCGGAGGCGGAACGAATATCGCCGTCGTTCTGTGCGGTGGGATCTATCCGCCAGACGTCCAGAGCTACGAGAACTTCTTCGGGCTTCCCACGAATGTGCCGAAGGTCGTTCCCGTCGACGGCGGATCCAGCGGAACGTATTTCAACACGACGGGCCAGGTCGAGCTCATCTTCGCGACAGCGAACTCCGCCACGGTGACCGCCTATATCGTACCTTCGGCGTGCACGTACGGAGACATCGCGGACGGCGTGGCGAAAGTGCTGGCGGACGACAGCACGACCAAATATGAAGCGCTCGTGATCGGCTACGGAGATTTCGAGGACGCGTACCACTCGTTCGGCGGTGACGGTTATGTCACCGCAGAGGATGCGGATTTCGCCGGCCTCGCCGCCAAAGGAACCACGACATTTGCGAGCAACGGGGACGCCGGCGCCTTCAGTTATCTCACCGCCGGCGATGTCGGCGTGTTCTTTCCAGGCTCCGACCCGAACGTCGTCTCGGTCGGGGTGACGATGGCAGTCGCATCGTCTTCATCGCCGCCCAAACGCAGTTTCGAGCCGGCGTCGTATATCAGCGGCGGCGGCGTGAGCGCGAAGTTCACCATCCCGAAGTGGCAGAAGGGCATTCCCGGCATCGCAAGCGCAACCATGCGCAACGTCCCCGACGTGTCGTTCAACGGGGATTGTCAATTCGAGTACTACGTGCTCTATGCGGGCAGCCGGTACCTCGCGTGCGGGTCGGTGTTCGGCGCCACGCAATGGGCCGGACTGCTCGCGCTGGTCGACGCAGGCCGCGCAAACGCCCTCAAGTCACCGCTCGCAAATGTTCCGGGGAAACTGTACGCTGAACGCAAGGTCAGCGGCTTGTTCACCGACGTCACGGTGGGGTGCAACGGGATCTACTGCGCAGCCTCCGGCTACGACAATGTGACCGGGCTCGGCGTGCCGGATGCGAGCATTGTGTACTCGACACTCGTAGGGTTGCCATGA
- a CDS encoding APC family permease: protein MIGEDAAVADDANATKTLRHDALSRFDSVLVAIAGTAPANAIAVSTAALAVAVGVYGPGSILFGAIAMFGIAIAFFYLNAWRSDAGASYAWVGRSLNPVLGFMAGWSVLIANLLFMVAGSLPAASATLYLFAPQLADNVLAVTLLGAVWFVFIAIIVLVGIRTTAQFQKIVTSIEVLGVAFIAIVGIIRGVMSHAGHFSVTWFSPLGSGSLSSFVAGMLVTLFYFWGWDVSANLAEETKDRNRTPGVGGLLGMGVILALFVLTQVSMQLSLSTTAIAAANTNVLERFADAILPRPWGDIAVLIVIVSTIGTLETCLLAVSRTMMSMGRDRVISTRFADLHPRFATPWFGSIAFASIALLLFAIAAVSPSVNALLIASVNAIGIQIAMYYGLSGFACAWYYRKTYANDHAAFWLRGIWPVSAAVFLWVVSIVQMTGASWQANSVTVGLLLLGIVPLVTYRVKYRPDFYRDPLEIAPVQLSRTNADAV, encoded by the coding sequence TTGATCGGCGAAGATGCCGCCGTCGCAGACGACGCGAACGCGACAAAAACTCTTCGTCACGACGCGCTCAGCCGATTTGACTCCGTACTCGTCGCCATCGCCGGAACGGCGCCCGCCAATGCGATAGCGGTCAGCACGGCGGCGCTCGCGGTTGCGGTGGGTGTATACGGACCCGGTTCGATTCTGTTCGGCGCGATCGCGATGTTCGGCATCGCGATCGCGTTTTTCTACCTCAATGCTTGGCGCTCGGATGCCGGCGCGAGTTACGCATGGGTCGGCCGCAGCCTCAATCCGGTGCTGGGGTTCATGGCCGGGTGGTCGGTGCTGATCGCAAATCTGCTCTTCATGGTCGCGGGTTCGCTGCCCGCGGCGTCGGCCACGTTGTACTTATTCGCGCCGCAACTCGCGGACAACGTGCTAGCCGTGACGCTACTCGGCGCCGTGTGGTTCGTCTTCATCGCCATCATCGTCTTGGTCGGGATACGCACGACCGCGCAGTTCCAGAAGATCGTCACGAGCATCGAAGTGCTCGGCGTTGCGTTCATCGCTATCGTCGGCATCATACGCGGCGTGATGTCGCACGCCGGGCATTTTTCCGTCACGTGGTTCTCTCCGCTCGGCAGCGGATCGCTTTCATCGTTCGTGGCGGGCATGCTCGTCACGCTCTTCTACTTCTGGGGCTGGGATGTCAGCGCGAATCTCGCCGAGGAGACCAAGGATAGAAACCGGACACCGGGCGTCGGCGGACTGTTGGGCATGGGGGTGATCCTCGCGCTGTTCGTCCTGACGCAAGTCAGTATGCAACTCTCGCTCTCGACTACGGCCATCGCCGCCGCGAACACCAACGTCCTCGAACGATTTGCCGATGCCATCCTTCCCCGTCCGTGGGGAGATATCGCCGTGCTCATCGTCATCGTCAGCACGATCGGCACACTGGAGACATGTCTTCTCGCGGTGAGCAGAACGATGATGTCCATGGGCCGCGATCGCGTGATCAGCACGCGATTCGCCGACCTGCATCCGCGCTTCGCCACACCCTGGTTCGGAAGCATCGCGTTCGCATCGATCGCGCTTTTGCTCTTCGCGATCGCTGCCGTTAGTCCGAGCGTCAACGCGCTGCTCATCGCTTCGGTCAATGCGATCGGCATCCAGATCGCGATGTACTACGGCCTCTCGGGATTTGCGTGCGCGTGGTACTACCGGAAAACGTACGCGAACGACCACGCGGCGTTTTGGCTGCGCGGGATCTGGCCTGTTTCCGCGGCGGTGTTCTTGTGGGTGGTCAGCATCGTGCAGATGACCGGAGCTTCCTGGCAGGCGAATTCCGTGACGGTCGGCCTGTTGTTGCTCGGTATCGTGCCGCTCGTGACATACCGGGTGAAATATCGGCCCGATTTCTATCGCGACCCGCTCGAAATCGCGCCCGTTCAGCTCTCACGCACGAACGCCGACGCCGTTTAG
- the msrB gene encoding peptide-methionine (R)-S-oxide reductase MsrB has translation MTRSTFLIAAAGLFALGAAPSDPHAVVTHSDAEWRKLLTPEQYDILRQQGTEPAFSSPLDQEFRKGTYDCAGCDLPLFSSTTKFDSGTGWPSFYKPLPNAVQTREDSSFMMDRTEVHCRRCSSHLGHVFDDGPAPTGLRYCMNGLALKFIPA, from the coding sequence ATGACGAGATCCACGTTCTTAATCGCTGCGGCCGGGCTTTTCGCGCTCGGCGCCGCCCCTTCCGACCCTCACGCTGTGGTCACTCACAGCGATGCAGAGTGGCGCAAACTGCTCACGCCGGAGCAGTACGACATCCTGCGGCAGCAAGGCACGGAACCCGCATTCTCAAGCCCGCTCGACCAGGAGTTTCGCAAGGGCACCTACGACTGCGCCGGATGCGACTTGCCCCTCTTCTCTTCTACGACAAAATTCGATAGCGGCACCGGCTGGCCGAGCTTCTATAAGCCGCTGCCCAACGCGGTCCAGACGCGAGAAGATAGTTCGTTCATGATGGACCGCACGGAAGTTCACTGCCGGCGCTGCAGCAGCCACCTCGGGCACGTCTTCGACGACGGCCCAGCCCCGACCGGCCTTCGCTACTGCATGAATGGCCTGGCGTTGAAGTTCATCCCCGCCTGA